The sequence GGATTTTAAAGATTGTTATGTTGTTAGATTTTCCGTAACCTCTCATGTTTTACAGATCAAATGTCACACTCGGAGTTAAAGAAGATAGATTGATGATGACAGGATTACACACTGTTGCTGACATTTTTTGTGTCAAGTGTGGATCAATTGTTGGATGGACATATGTAAGATCTTGATTCTTGAGGATTTGGATGTTCACCATTAACTTTTTTCACTTTATGGGTCACATATATAACTTATTTTTGTAGAAAATAACAATGTATAAAGTCATAAAACCAATGGAATCTTAGAGTTCAAATTTTTATAATATGCAAACACTTTTGTAAAAACTTTATGATTAATCTGTTGACTTTCAGGAAACTGCCCATGAGAAAGCCCAAAAGTACAAGGAGGGAAAATCAGTGCTAGAGCGGTTAGTATACGAGTTAAATTGTGGGTCATAAGTGCAGTGTTAATGAACTTTACCTGTGCACAAAGCGTAAGTTTACTGATCTTAAAACTGCGCAGGTTTAAGCTTTCGGGGCCAGATGGAAGCAATTATTGGGTTAGTCATGAAACACACATTGCTCGAGGTGAACAAGAAGAAGTTTGATGACATTTAAAAATCGTTCAAAAAGTTCTACATCTGAA comes from Rutidosis leptorrhynchoides isolate AG116_Rl617_1_P2 chromosome 4, CSIRO_AGI_Rlap_v1, whole genome shotgun sequence and encodes:
- the LOC139843482 gene encoding protein yippee-like encodes the protein MGRLFLVNLEGKVYSCKHCKTHLAVGDDIVSKSFHCKHGKAYLFSKVSNVTLGVKEDRLMMTGLHTVADIFCVKCGSIVGWTYETAHEKAQKYKEGKSVLERFKLSGPDGSNYWVSHETHIARGEQEEV